The region GTATGGCGACATGGTGAATCTGGCGATCAAACCTGAGCTGGTGAAAAAAGGCTACAAGGTCGTGGTGCGTGAATTCAGTGATTACGTTCAGCCCAATTTGGCGTTGGCCAACGGTAGCATCGATGCCAACCTTTTCCAGCATACGCTCTATTTAGAAAAATTTGCCGCCGATAAAGGGTTAAAAATTTCGCCGCTGATCATCGTACCGACGGCCAGCATGGGCTTCTACTCGAAGAAAATCAAATCGCTGGATGAGCTGAAAAAAGGAGACGTGGTCACGCTCTCTAATGACGCCACCAATCTGGCGCGTGGTCTACGTTTCCTGCAATCGATGGGGCTGATTACGATTAAGGCTGATATCGATCCAACCAAAGCGTCTGAGAAAGATATTCTTGAGAACCCACGTGGGCTGGTTTTCAAACCGATGGAGGCGGCACAACTGCCGCGTACGCTGGATAGTGTGACGGCATCGCTGGTGAACGGTAATTTTGCGCTGGCATCCGGTATGAAACTGTCGTCGGCCATCAAGCTGGAAACGCTGGATGAGAACCTGAAAAATATTATTGCTGTGCGTACTGACGATCTCGATAAGCCATTTGTTAAAGATACCAAAGCGATTGTTGAATCACCTGCGTATGCTGCGGTGATCAACGATCCGGCATTGATGTATAGCCAGTTCCAAAAGCCTGAGTGGATGCAGGCGAAAACGCCAGCGCCTGCACAGTAAAGCTTCAGGTTGTACAACATACCATTTGGCCGGTCTATGACCGGCTTTCTTCTTTTCCGCTCTGGTCAGGAGTTTGCGGATAATGATCCAGTTAGAAGAGGTAAGCGTTGACTTCTCACACGGGAAGCAACCAGAAAATCGTGCGGTAGATAACGTATCGCTGCACATCCAGCGCGGAGACATTTACGGCATTGTCGGCACCAGCGGCGCGGGGAAAAGTACCCTGCTGAGAACCATTAATCTCTTGCAGCGTCCGACGTCAGGTCGTGTGCGCATCAACGATGTGCTCATCAGCGAATTAGCGGGGCAGCCGTTGCGGGAGCAGCGGCAAAAAATCGGTATGATCTTTCAGCATTTTAATTTGATGCAGACGCGTACCGTGACAGAAAACGTCGCGTTCAGCCTGAAAGCCGCCGGGAAATCCAACGCGGAAATTACTGTGCGCGTGCCGGAAATTCTGAATCTGGTCGGACTGGCGGATAAAGCGTCAGCGTATCCGGCGCAGCTCAGCGGTGGTCAGAAACAGCGTGTGGGCATCGCCAGAGCGATTGCCAACGATCCCGAAGTTTTGCTGTGTGATGAGCCAACCTCGGCGCTCGATTTGGAAACCTCCGCCGCGATTTTGGCGTTACTGAAAGAGATTAATGAGAAACTGGGTATTACCATCGTGCTGATTTCTCATGAGATGAGCGTGATTAAGGCCGTCTGCGATCGGGTAGCGGTGATGACGGGCGGTCGGGTTGTGGAAGAGGGCGATGTTTTCGATATCTTTGCTACGCCGCAGCACGCCTTTACGCGTCAACTGGTGTCCCATACGCTGGATCTCGCGTTGCCGCCACGTTTGTTGGTGGATTTGCAAGGCACATTATTGAAGATTCTGTTTGTTGGTGAATCGGCGGAGCAACCCGTGCTGTCGGACGTTGCGACGCGCTTCGGCGTATCCGTCAATATCCTGCACGGTAAGATCGAATACATCGGTAACCGTGCGTTAGGTATCCTCGTGGCACTATTGACCCATCCATCCGATCCTGGAAAAGTGGCGCAAGCGGTGGAGCATATTCAGATAAGAACGGCGAATGTGGAGGTGTTACATGGCTGATTTATGGATTGATCTGGTCGCAGCGTTCGGTGAAACGTTCCAGATGGTAGGGATCTCCACGCTGTTTGCCGTGATCGGTGGTTTACCGCTGGGGCTGCTGATTTACGTTACGGACAAGAATCTGTTCTGGCAAAACCGCGCCGTCTATCTGTTTGGCACGGTGTTGGTGAATATCATTCGTTCTATTCCCTTCGTTATTCTGCTGGTGCTACTGCTGCCGCTTACGCAGATTTTGTTGGGCAATACCATTGGTCCAGTGGCTGCGGCAGTGCCGATGTCGGTCGCGGCGATCGCATTCTATGCTCGTCTGGTGGATAGCGCACTGCGTGAAATTGATCCCGGCATCGTGGAAGCGGCTGAAGCGTTCGGCGCTAGCCCAATGCGTATTATCGGCACTGTGCTGTTGCCAGAGGCAAAAGCGGGACTACTGCGTGGCCTGACAATTACGTTGGTAAGTCTCATCGGCTATTCAGCGATGGCGGGCATTGTCGGCGGTGGTGGCGTGGGTGACTTGGCGATCCGTTTCGGTTATTACCGATACGAAACTGAGGTCATGGTGATTACCGTGATTGCGCTGGTTATTTTGGTGCAGGTGGTACAGACCTTAGGTGATTGGTTATCAAAACGTGCAGATAAGCGCGAACGCCGCTGAGGGTATTTTCATACGAGGCACGAGGCAATATTGAACGGCTATGGTTCCTCGTGCCAGTTGCTATTTTTTTGATGGCCTCGCCGTCTGTATTTTCAGATATTCCTTACTCCTTCCTAAGTCCCTTTTTTATCTGCATTTTTTTAGAAGCTTTCATATCTTTGACTATCTTTACAGAATGAACGGTTTTCATCTCAGGGATGACGCGTTACCTTTATATGTTACTAAAGTTTTCAAAACATATTGAAAATTAAGAATTTTTAACGACTGATGGACATTGCGGCGAACTCATGAAAACAACCCCTTTCCTGACCAGACTCACGTCTTTCTCTGTAGGTACAGTATTGCTTGTTGGCTTGGCGCCATTTACCTATGCGGAACAGTTGCCTGCGGTGCCGCAGATTGACGCCAAAGCCTTTATCCTGATGGATCACGCCAGCGGTAAAGTGCTGGCGGAGAGCAACGCCGATGAACGCCTTGATCCTGCCAGCCTGACCAAAATCATGGCGAGTTATGTGATTGGGCAGGCGATAAAATCCGGTAAAATTCGCCCGACGGATGAAGTGACCGTCGGAAAAGATGCCTGGGCAACCGGTAATCCAGCACTGCGTGGATCGTCACTGATGTTCCTTAAGCCGGGCGATCGCATCCCCGTTTCTGAGTTAAATAAAGGCATTGTCATTCAGTCAGGTAATGATGCCAGCATCGCACTAGCAGACTACGTAGCGGGCAGTCAGGATGCGTTTGTCAGCCTGATGAACAATTATGCGAAAGCACTTAACCTGACGAATACGCATTTCCTTACCGTGCATGGCCTCGATGCGGTAGGGCAGTACAGCACCGCGCGCGATATGGCGCTGTTAGGGCAGGCGCTGATCCGAGACGTGCCAGAAGAGTACGCGTTGCACAAGGAAAAAGAGTTCACCTTCAATAACATTCGTCAGCCTAACCGCAACCGCCTGTTATGGAGCACCAATCTGAATGTGGACGGCGTAAAAACAGGCCATACCAACGGGGCGGGACACAATCTGGTGGCCTCGGCAACGGAAGGTAATATGCGCCTGATTTCTGTGGTGCTAGGGGCGCAAACGGATGCCATTCGTTTTCGTGAAAGCGAAAAACTGCTCACATGGGGCTTCCGCTTTTTTGAAACGGTAACCCCAATCAAGGCGGATGCGCCTTTTACTACGCAACGGGTGTGGTTTGGCACGCAGAAAGAGGCACGGTTGGGCGTGGCGCAGGATGCCGCGCTGACCATCCCCAAAGGGCAGATGAAGAATCTAAAAGCCAGTTTCACGCTGAATCAATCGCAGCTTTCTGCACCGCTTACCAAGAATCAGGTGGTCGGTACCATCGATTTTCAACTGGACGGAAAAAGCATCGGACAACGCCAACTGGTCGCGATGGATGATATCCCCGAGGCCGGTTTCTTTAGCCGCCTCTGGGATTCGGTGATGATGAAGGTGCAGCAGTGGTTCGGTGGGTTATTCGGTTAATCCCCTGAGTGAATTAACTGAATGCCGTTGTTGGAGAAATAGCGTAGGTACTGTTCGTCCGGGGCGCTGTTGGAAATGACCGTATCAAACAGCGTCATCGGGCCAATGCAGGCGCGTTTTATCTGACCGAACTTGCTGCTATCTGCCACAATAATAATTCGCTGTGCGGTCGCCATCGCGCGCTGTTTCATGCCCAGTTCGGCAAAGTTAAAGCAGGTTGCTCCCGCGTTAAGCTCAATACCCGCCGCAGAAATAAACGCTTTATTCGGGCAGATGTTGTCCAGTTCGCTGCGCTGGTTGAGCGGGGTGAAGATCGCATTATCTGGATGGTATTCCCCGCCACATAAAATCACTCTACACGCCTTTTTTTCCTGTAGTGCTAAAAAGGTGTTCAGAGAGTAGCAGATCGCGGTAAAAGGCAGCTCATCAGATATCGCATCAATGATGAAGGGAATGGTGGTGCCACAATCGAAAAAAACGGTATCGTTTACCTCGACCAGATGGGAGGCGGCGACACCGATAGCCTGCTTTTCTTTTACGTGCTTGGTCTGTTGGTCGGAAACAAAATAGTGAGTGGTGCCGTTATTCTTCAGGTCACTGACAACGTAACCACCGAGCAGCATGACGCTGGTGGAATCTGCATTCAGATCGCGGCGCACGGTCATCTCCGATACGCCGAGTAGCTGTGCGGCGTCTTTAAGATGGAGTTTATCGGTTTTCTTTAATGCCTGAGCCAGTCTGCCGATTCGTTCGTCGCGCCGCGTTTCCATAAAATTCCCTGCTAGTAAGCTATTTTTGTTGTTAGTAGTTTCCTGCTGCGGCAGCATCACCTGAAACGATAGCAACGCCTGAACTTGTGCCGATACGAGTGGCACCCGCTTCAATCATTCGTTGTGCCGTTTGGCGATCGCGAACCGCGCCGGATGCTTTTACACCCATCTCGCTGCCGACGGTGTTGCGCATTAGTCGAACGTGCTCTTCGCGCGCGCCGCCGGTACTGAAACCGGTAGATGTTTTGACGAACGCGACGTCCAACTGATGGCACATTTCACACACCAGCACAATTTGTTCGTCATCAAGCAGACAGGTTTCCAATATTACCTTCAACGGTATAGCGGCGCAAACCTCACGCACGGCCTGAATATCTGCTTTGACAGCGTCAATCTTGCCGCTTTTCAGCCAGCCGACGTTAATCACCATGTCGATTTCCTGAGCGCCGGCGTCGATGGCGGCCTTGGCTTCAAAAGCCTTGCTGGAAGTCAGACCTGCCCCCAGAGGAAAACCGATAACGGAGCAGACGTGCACCGCCGATCCTTTCAGTTTCTCAGCGACTAAGGGAACGTAACCGGAATTAACACAGACGGCATAAAAATGATGTGCTATCGCTTCATCGCACAGCGTAATGATTTGCTGTTCTGTGGCATTGGCTGCCAGCAATGTGTGGTCGATATAGCGTGCATAGTCAGTCATGGCGAATCCTTAGTGATGTCGATAAAAATAAGATGCGACGATTATGACACTCAATGATTTTAATGTCACAAAAATAACAATGTAATTAAATTTTGTTATTTAAATAACAAATAATGAAATAAACCTGATAACAGCGGCATGGGAACGGGAAGAGGAGGCGGCTTTGAATTGTGTATATAAGAAAATAAAACGCCCATCGTTCTTGAACCTCAAAGGCGGGAACGATGGGCTTCCTCAATAAGGGGAATCAAAGAAAAGCAGTGGCACATATTCAGACTGTAGGTCAAAGAAAAAGTTCTGACCTTTTCGGAAAAAATTCACGATTTCTTACCTGTTTTTAGCCGGGTAATTCAGGCCAGATAACCACGATGAGTGAACCTGCTAATGTGAGTAATACGTTAGCGATGGCATAGGTACCCGCATAGCCGAGTGCAGGAATATTGCTTCGTGCCGTATCGCTGATGATCTCCATGGCTGGTGCGCAGGTGCGTGCGCCCATCATGGCACCAAACAGCAGCGCGCGGTTCATTTTTAGTACATACGCACCGAACAGAAAGCAAATCACCACAGGCACCAGGCTGACAATCAGCCCTGAAGCTAGCATCTGGATGCCGACGTCTCCCAGACTGCTGTTGATGGTGCTACCGGCACTCAGGCCGACACCCGCCATAAAGACCATCAGGCCAAATTCTTTGACCATATTGAGAGCGCCCTGCGGAATATAGCCAAAAGTAGGGTGATTGGCGCGCAGGAATCCCAGCATGATGCCCGCGAAAAGTAACCCGGCAGCATTACCAATGCCGAATGTGAAATTACTGAATTGGATTGTGATCAAACCGACCATGACGCCGATAACGAAAAAAGCGCAGAAAGCCAGTAGGTCGGTGACTTGGCTGTGGATAGAAATAAACCCGATTCTGTCAGCAATGCTTTTCACTCGACGGGCGTCGCCGCTGACCTGTAAGACATCACCTTTATTTAGCACGACGTTATCGTCAATCGGCATTTCAATCTGGCTGCGGACGATACGGTTAAGGAAGCAGCCGTGATCGGTCAGCTTCAACTGGCTCAGGCGCTTGCCGACGGCATTGTGATTCTTGACGACGATCTCTTCCGTCACGATGCGCATGTCTAGCAAATCGCGGTCGAAAACTTCCTTACCATCACGGAAATTGGAGTTCAAACGAGAGTGTGCATCGGGGTAGCCGACCAGCGCGATCTCGTCGCCGATTTGCAAGACAGCGTCGCCGTCGGGATTTGCCAAAATTCCGTTACGCCGAATGCGCTCAATATAGCAACCCGTCTGACGATAAATTCCCAACTCGCGTAAATTCTTGCCGTCCGCCCAGCCGACTAACTCAGGTCCGACGCGATAGGCGCGAATCACTGGCAGATATACTTTTCTTTGGCTATCCGCATCCAGCCCGCGTTCGCGAGCAATTTGCTGTGCGCTGGTGGGGAGATCCTGATGCTGGAGTTTAGGCAGATAGCGCGCACCAAAAATGAGGCTGACCAGCCCGACCAGATACGTCAGCGCGTAGCCCAGGCTCAGATGATCTTGCTCAATGCCGAGTTGGCTCCCCAAACTGGCGGTATTACGCAACGTGTCGCCCGCACCGACCAACACGGGTGTTGATGTCATGGAGCCGGCCAGCATTCCTGCGGTTAGGCCGATTCCCCAGCCAAAGAGTTTTCCTAAGCCTAACGCCAGTAACATGGCGCTACCGACCATCACCAGCGCGAGCATGAAATAATTTTTTCCGTCGCGGAAGAAAATAGAAAAGAAGTTCGGTCCGGCTTCCACTCCCACGCAAAAAATAAATAACATAAAACCGAGACTCAGCGCTTCGGTATTAATCGCGAAATGTTGTTGGCCGAGTAATAAAGAAACGACTAAAACGCCAATAGAATTACCAAGTTGTACTGGGCCGAAGCGCAACTTTCCCAGACAGAGTCCTAATGAAAGAACCACGAATAAAAGCAGGATGTAATTTCCGTTTAACAAATCAGCGACGTTTATATTCATGTAATGTAACTTGTTGTTTACCAGTAAGCTCTTGATATTATTCATTATAGCGGCTAGATTTAGCCATGAAATACATGAATTCCCGTGACGGCATGCAATACACGTCAGCTGAAAGGAATCAGCCTCATCAAGTATAATTTATCCGATAAAAATTGTTCAGTGTAATTATTGTTTAATTTAATGATTATGGTGGCGCTGTTGATAAAATACGGCGAGTTATTGTCTTTTTCTACGGACAACCCGTGCGTCGAATAAATCGTAGCGAAGCCTCATGTTTTCATATCGGGGAAGAGATATACCCATCATTTTTACCCTACCGCATGTTTTCGGTATCGGGTTGATGCAGGTTGGGAGGCATATTGAGAGGGGCGGTTTATGGCACGGAATAAAGGTTGGGTCGGCGCGGTTTGTTGTTTTCTATTGTTCACTATTGTGTTTCTAAGTCAAAAAATTGAAGTGTCGGATGCCGCAGTGAACGACGGACTGCGCGGTAGCCCTGGTATGTTACTTTTTCTGCTGCCGGGTATGATTGCCTGTCTTCTTTCTGCACGCGGTCGCTTGCTTTACCCGCTGTTTGGTGCGCTGGCGGCGATGCCGGTATGTTTACTGATGCTCCATTTGTGGAATACGCCGATGCGTTCTTTCTGGCAAGAGCTGGCTTATGTGATGAGCGCGGCCTTTTGGTGCGTATTGGGTTCACTGGGTGTACTGTGCTTACGTAGCCTATATCGACGCTACCTTCGCTGAATAGACGCTGAACACGCTGCTATAAAATAAAAAAGCGCGGACGTTCGCCGCGCTATTGTCTGACCTGTCTGATGATTATGACTGGAACAGGGACAAATGTTCTTTGGCATAGGCTTCAAAATCCGTGCAGCCGCCAATGTGTTTTTCATCCAGGAAAATCTGCGGTACGGTTTCAACGGGCTTTCCTACCGTTTTGGACAAATCTTCTTTTGAGATACCTTCTGCGTGGATGTCTACATAGCGGAAGCTGAAGTCATCACGCTGCTCGGCCAGTTTCTCTGCCAGTTCTTTCGCACGTACACAATAAGGGCAAGCTGGGCGCCCGAAAATTACAGCGAACATGTAAACTCCTTTGTAAAATTAGAAAAATACTCTCATTCTGAAAACGCATAGCGTGACGCTTGTTGTTGATAAGGTCACGGCCAAAAGTGTTACGGTTAATGAGGTTACTGTGAATGGCGCTACTATGCCCGCATTCATCGATGAAAAAAAGTAGTCATTACCTGTTACAACGATTTGTTCAATCTATTAGGTTACACCCGACGAACCAAATAGATGTACTTTACCGACTGAAGGATGCCAGTGTGACACCGACCATTGATTTGCTACAACGCCACCGTTCCATTCGTGCGTTTACGTCTCAGCCCGTAACGGATGAGCAACGCCATGCCATCATCACCTCCGCACAAAGCGCATCCAGCTCCAGCTTTTTACAATGCAGTTCGATTATCCGTATTACCGATTCTGCCGTGCGCGAAACGCTGGTTCACTATACCGGCGAGCAAACCTATGTAGCGCAGGCAGCAGAGTTTTGGGTATTTTGTGCCGATTTTCATCGCCATGTGGAGATCTTCCCCCAGGCAGAAACTGGGCTGATAGAGCAATTGCTGATTGGCTGTGTCGATACCGCTATCATGGCGCAGAATGCCTTGGTTGCTGCCGAATCGTTAGGGCTCGGTGGGGTTTTTATCGGTGGGATTCGCAACCGCATTGCTGATGTGACGCAGTTACTGCAATTGCCGACGCAGGTGATACCGCTGTTTGGCCTGTGTCTGGGGCACCCAGACGCCGAACCGTTGCTGAAACCGCGTATGCCAACAGCCATGATGTTGCATGAAAATGTTTATCAGCCGCTCGATCGCGATGTGCTGGCACAATACGATAAGCAAATGGTGGAATATTACCTACAGCGCACCGGTCGTCGTCGTGAAAGCTGGAGTGAACACGTTGAACTGACGCTGAAAAAAGAGTTACGTCCATTCATGCTGGACTACTTACATCAACAAGGATGGGCGATACGCTAGTATCGGTAGGATATTTATGAAGATAGCCATTCTGTCTCGTGATGGAGCGTTATATTCCTGCAAACGCCTGCGTGAAGCTGCTGAGGCGCGTAAGCATAGCGTTGAGATTATCGATCCACTTTCCTGCTATATGAATATTAATCCGGCGGCGCCGTCGGTGCATTACCGTGGACGCCGGTTGGATAAATACGATGCGATTATTCCGCGTATTGGCTCACAGATTACATTTTATGGCACGGCGGTATTACGCCAGTTTGAAATGCTGGGGAGTTACCCGCTGAATAATTCTGTTGCGGTGATTCGCGCCCGTGACAAACTTCATTCGCTGCAACTGCTTGCCCGTGAAGGGATTGATCTGCCGATTACCGGATTTGCCCACTCGCCGGATGATACTGGCGATCTGATTGCGATGGTAGGCGGTGCGCCGCTGGTCGTGAAATTGGTGGAAGGTACGCAGGGAATTGGCGTGGTATTAGCGGAGACGCGGCAGGCGGCAGAAAGCGTGATTGATGCATTTCGTGGGCTGAATGCACACATTTTGGTGCAGGAATACGTACGTGAAGCGCAGGGTAAAGATATTCGCTGTCTTGTGATCGGTAATCGAGTGGTTGCGGCGATAGAACGGCAGGCGAAGGCGGGGGAGTTTCGTTCAAATTTGCATCGCGGCGGGTCGGCGAATAACGTGAAAATTACGGCGCAGGAGCGTGCGATTGCTATCAAGGCGACGAAAACACTGGGGCTGAATGTGGCTGGGGTCGATATATTGCGCGCTAAACGAGGGCCGCTGGTGATGGAAGTGAATGCTTCACCGGGGTTAGAAGGGATTGAAACGACCACCGGTTTCGATATTGCAGGCATGATGATTGAGTTTATTGAGCAAAATACTCAGAAGCGTGTCGCAACATCGACAACAATAAGTAAAAGTTAGCTTTCTGAAACAGAGACTGCACCGTAAAATATGGCGTTTTCTGTTGGTGCGTTGCTGATAGGCGGCGTTCGCGACGGTGTATCGTCGCGCAGTAGAACGAGGAAAACGAGCCGTGGTGCGCTTTTATCATGGCATCGTTGCACAATATTCCGTAAGCTATGTGCCGCTTTTAAGATGGTTTCTGTTTTGAAACTGTTTCTGTTTTAACATCGTTTCTACGTGAACGGTGTTCTCTTTTCAATAACGCTGTCTTTACGGTGGCAAGTATGAGGCAAACATGATGGATTCACTCATCGTTCCGGATTTGGCTATGCTACGGCGGTGGCTGGATCAACTGAACATTCTGTATTTCGAATGTGATTCCTGTCAGGCGCTCCATCTTCCTCATATGCAAAATTTCGATGGCGTGTTCGATGCAAAAGTTGATCTAGTGGATAACGTGATTCTGTTTTCCGCACTTGCCGAAGTGAAGCCTAGCGCCCTGATTCCTCTGGTCGGCGATCTGAGCCAAATCAATGCCAGTTCCTTGACCGTCAAGGCGTTTATCGACGTTCAGGACGATAACCTGCCGAAGCTGATTGTTTGCCAGTCGCTTAGTGTTGCCGCAGGGATGACGTTGGAACAATTCAGGCATTTCATGCAGCAATCCGAAGAGCA is a window of Pectobacterium punjabense DNA encoding:
- a CDS encoding YbjN domain-containing protein — its product is MDSLIVPDLAMLRRWLDQLNILYFECDSCQALHLPHMQNFDGVFDAKVDLVDNVILFSALAEVKPSALIPLVGDLSQINASSLTVKAFIDVQDDNLPKLIVCQSLSVAAGMTLEQFRHFMQQSEEQISMVILEASANNLLFIGEEEEGSATRVTTSHLH
- a CDS encoding GrxA family glutaredoxin, producing MFAVIFGRPACPYCVRAKELAEKLAEQRDDFSFRYVDIHAEGISKEDLSKTVGKPVETVPQIFLDEKHIGGCTDFEAYAKEHLSLFQS
- a CDS encoding inner membrane protein YbjM, encoding MARNKGWVGAVCCFLLFTIVFLSQKIEVSDAAVNDGLRGSPGMLLFLLPGMIACLLSARGRLLYPLFGALAAMPVCLLMLHLWNTPMRSFWQELAYVMSAAFWCVLGSLGVLCLRSLYRRYLR
- a CDS encoding MetQ/NlpA family ABC transporter substrate-binding protein, with amino-acid sequence MKLTHSVRAALGITLLAAGMQLAMANSDPQTITFGVAPGPYGDMVNLAIKPELVKKGYKVVVREFSDYVQPNLALANGSIDANLFQHTLYLEKFAADKGLKISPLIIVPTASMGFYSKKIKSLDELKKGDVVTLSNDATNLARGLRFLQSMGLITIKADIDPTKASEKDILENPRGLVFKPMEAAQLPRTLDSVTASLVNGNFALASGMKLSSAIKLETLDENLKNIIAVRTDDLDKPFVKDTKAIVESPAYAAVINDPALMYSQFQKPEWMQAKTPAPAQ
- a CDS encoding serine hydrolase, with protein sequence MKTTPFLTRLTSFSVGTVLLVGLAPFTYAEQLPAVPQIDAKAFILMDHASGKVLAESNADERLDPASLTKIMASYVIGQAIKSGKIRPTDEVTVGKDAWATGNPALRGSSLMFLKPGDRIPVSELNKGIVIQSGNDASIALADYVAGSQDAFVSLMNNYAKALNLTNTHFLTVHGLDAVGQYSTARDMALLGQALIRDVPEEYALHKEKEFTFNNIRQPNRNRLLWSTNLNVDGVKTGHTNGAGHNLVASATEGNMRLISVVLGAQTDAIRFRESEKLLTWGFRFFETVTPIKADAPFTTQRVWFGTQKEARLGVAQDAALTIPKGQMKNLKASFTLNQSQLSAPLTKNQVVGTIDFQLDGKSIGQRQLVAMDDIPEAGFFSRLWDSVMMKVQQWFGGLFG
- a CDS encoding aspartate:alanine antiporter, translated to MNINVADLLNGNYILLLFVVLSLGLCLGKLRFGPVQLGNSIGVLVVSLLLGQQHFAINTEALSLGFMLFIFCVGVEAGPNFFSIFFRDGKNYFMLALVMVGSAMLLALGLGKLFGWGIGLTAGMLAGSMTSTPVLVGAGDTLRNTASLGSQLGIEQDHLSLGYALTYLVGLVSLIFGARYLPKLQHQDLPTSAQQIARERGLDADSQRKVYLPVIRAYRVGPELVGWADGKNLRELGIYRQTGCYIERIRRNGILANPDGDAVLQIGDEIALVGYPDAHSRLNSNFRDGKEVFDRDLLDMRIVTEEIVVKNHNAVGKRLSQLKLTDHGCFLNRIVRSQIEMPIDDNVVLNKGDVLQVSGDARRVKSIADRIGFISIHSQVTDLLAFCAFFVIGVMVGLITIQFSNFTFGIGNAAGLLFAGIMLGFLRANHPTFGYIPQGALNMVKEFGLMVFMAGVGLSAGSTINSSLGDVGIQMLASGLIVSLVPVVICFLFGAYVLKMNRALLFGAMMGARTCAPAMEIISDTARSNIPALGYAGTYAIANVLLTLAGSLIVVIWPELPG
- the nfsA gene encoding oxygen-insensitive NADPH nitroreductase; this translates as MTPTIDLLQRHRSIRAFTSQPVTDEQRHAIITSAQSASSSSFLQCSSIIRITDSAVRETLVHYTGEQTYVAQAAEFWVFCADFHRHVEIFPQAETGLIEQLLIGCVDTAIMAQNALVAAESLGLGGVFIGGIRNRIADVTQLLQLPTQVIPLFGLCLGHPDAEPLLKPRMPTAMMLHENVYQPLDRDVLAQYDKQMVEYYLQRTGRRRESWSEHVELTLKKELRPFMLDYLHQQGWAIR
- the deoC gene encoding deoxyribose-phosphate aldolase, translating into MTDYARYIDHTLLAANATEQQIITLCDEAIAHHFYAVCVNSGYVPLVAEKLKGSAVHVCSVIGFPLGAGLTSSKAFEAKAAIDAGAQEIDMVINVGWLKSGKIDAVKADIQAVREVCAAIPLKVILETCLLDDEQIVLVCEMCHQLDVAFVKTSTGFSTGGAREEHVRLMRNTVGSEMGVKASGAVRDRQTAQRMIEAGATRIGTSSGVAIVSGDAAAAGNY
- the rimK gene encoding 30S ribosomal protein S6--L-glutamate ligase — protein: MKIAILSRDGALYSCKRLREAAEARKHSVEIIDPLSCYMNINPAAPSVHYRGRRLDKYDAIIPRIGSQITFYGTAVLRQFEMLGSYPLNNSVAVIRARDKLHSLQLLAREGIDLPITGFAHSPDDTGDLIAMVGGAPLVVKLVEGTQGIGVVLAETRQAAESVIDAFRGLNAHILVQEYVREAQGKDIRCLVIGNRVVAAIERQAKAGEFRSNLHRGGSANNVKITAQERAIAIKATKTLGLNVAGVDILRAKRGPLVMEVNASPGLEGIETTTGFDIAGMMIEFIEQNTQKRVATSTTISKS
- the deoR gene encoding DNA-binding transcriptional repressor DeoR — encoded protein: METRRDERIGRLAQALKKTDKLHLKDAAQLLGVSEMTVRRDLNADSTSVMLLGGYVVSDLKNNGTTHYFVSDQQTKHVKEKQAIGVAASHLVEVNDTVFFDCGTTIPFIIDAISDELPFTAICYSLNTFLALQEKKACRVILCGGEYHPDNAIFTPLNQRSELDNICPNKAFISAAGIELNAGATCFNFAELGMKQRAMATAQRIIIVADSSKFGQIKRACIGPMTLFDTVISNSAPDEQYLRYFSNNGIQLIHSGD
- a CDS encoding methionine ABC transporter permease, whose protein sequence is MADLWIDLVAAFGETFQMVGISTLFAVIGGLPLGLLIYVTDKNLFWQNRAVYLFGTVLVNIIRSIPFVILLVLLLPLTQILLGNTIGPVAAAVPMSVAAIAFYARLVDSALREIDPGIVEAAEAFGASPMRIIGTVLLPEAKAGLLRGLTITLVSLIGYSAMAGIVGGGGVGDLAIRFGYYRYETEVMVITVIALVILVQVVQTLGDWLSKRADKRERR
- a CDS encoding methionine ABC transporter ATP-binding protein, with product MIQLEEVSVDFSHGKQPENRAVDNVSLHIQRGDIYGIVGTSGAGKSTLLRTINLLQRPTSGRVRINDVLISELAGQPLREQRQKIGMIFQHFNLMQTRTVTENVAFSLKAAGKSNAEITVRVPEILNLVGLADKASAYPAQLSGGQKQRVGIARAIANDPEVLLCDEPTSALDLETSAAILALLKEINEKLGITIVLISHEMSVIKAVCDRVAVMTGGRVVEEGDVFDIFATPQHAFTRQLVSHTLDLALPPRLLVDLQGTLLKILFVGESAEQPVLSDVATRFGVSVNILHGKIEYIGNRALGILVALLTHPSDPGKVAQAVEHIQIRTANVEVLHG